Proteins from one Thioalkalivibrio thiocyanodenitrificans ARhD 1 genomic window:
- a CDS encoding helix-turn-helix domain-containing protein → MRAYRTKGTTGSLVLATLRLIHADPWASAEALAGQLGVSRATLRRTFNAMHDDYWVRIEWSRESSSPTAGRYQIRDWGVFSRRRVLG, encoded by the coding sequence GTGCGCGCCTACAGAACCAAGGGTACGACGGGGTCGCTTGTCCTGGCGACGCTGCGCCTGATCCATGCAGATCCCTGGGCATCCGCTGAGGCGCTGGCCGGGCAGTTGGGCGTGAGCAGGGCAACGCTGAGACGCACGTTCAATGCCATGCATGATGACTACTGGGTGCGCATCGAGTGGTCCCGAGAATCATCCAGCCCAACGGCCGGACGCTATCAGATCAGGGATTGGGGTGTATTCAGCCGGCGGCGGGTACTGGGTTGA